AGGCTGCCCTAATAGAAGCCAGATGGCAAAAGCAAAAATAGCAATACCAATCACGGACGGAACAAAATAAAAAGAAACTTTATCGGCCAATAGCTGGATTGGCGCTTTGGAACCCATTGCTTCCTCAACTATTTTTATAATCTGGGCCAACATCGTATCTTTGCCGACTCGGGTTGCTCTAAATTTCAAAACACCGGTTTTGTTAATGGTGGCGCCGATTACTTCATCGTCTTTTTTCTTTTCCACGGGAATACTTTCGCCGGTGATGGCTTTTTCATCAACACCGGAATAGCCGTCAATAACAATCCCGTCTACCGGAATTTTTTCGCCGGGCTTGACTAAAATAATATCCCCGACTTTTACTTCGGAAATAGGAATTTTTATCTCCTCATTGTCTTTTATAATCGTCGCTTCTTTGGGCTGAAGCCCGATTAATTTTTTAATCGCTTCGCTAGTTTTCCCCTTAGTCATCACCTCAAGGTATTTTCCTAAAGAAATAAAAACCAAAATTAAAGCCGCGCTTTCATAATAAAGATGTGCTTCAACTTTTGTTCCCAAAAATATCAAAACGGAAATGGTTAAACTATAAAAATAAGCAACGGCTGTGCCAATAAAGATTAGAGAATCCATATTGGGTGCCAACCGCAATAGATTTTTAAAACCAGAAGTCCAGATATTAAAACAAGAAACAATAACAGCCGTCGTTAAAACAAACTGGATAATGGTTCCGTATTTTTCAAAAATTATCGGCATCGGCAAACCAACCATCTCGCCCATCACCATATAAATAATGGGCAAACTGAAAATTAAGGCGAAAATAAACCGCTTTTTTAATTTTTGTATTTCTTGCGCTTTTGCCTCTTTATGGTGGTCGTGCATTTCTTCCTCAAAAGTTTCTTCCGTCGCTTTATATCCCAATTTTTCCATTATCTTTTGAATTCGGGCAATGCTTATCTCAATTGGGTCAAACTCTAAATAAGCTTTTTCTGTAGCAAAATTAACATTAATCGATTTTATACCTTCCTCGTTTTTTAGCGCATTCTCAATAATAGCCGAGCACGAAGCACAATGCATGCCAGAAATTTTTAGAATTGTTTTTTCCATAATGTTTATAAAAATTAATGCTAATAAAAATAATTAAAATAAATCCAAAACCTGTTCGAGGTCTGCTTCTTTAATGACGATTTTCCCATTTTTAACTTCTAAATTTGGATTTATCGGGCCAGGATTACATCCGCCTTTTTCCGTGGCAATTTTTTCTATAGGATAACGGTTGCCGCAATTATTACAGACAATCTCATCGCCTTCTTGATGAAATCCTTTTCTCTCGGTAAAACAAACCTGACAAGCATCAGCAGCCGCGCGGTAGATTCCATTCCTGTCTTTGACCACGAAAAAGTGAATTATTTTGCCGTTAGGCAT
The sequence above is drawn from the Patescibacteria group bacterium genome and encodes:
- a CDS encoding heavy metal translocating P-type ATPase → MEKTILKISGMHCASCSAIIENALKNEEGIKSINVNFATEKAYLEFDPIEISIARIQKIMEKLGYKATEETFEEEMHDHHKEAKAQEIQKLKKRFIFALIFSLPIIYMVMGEMVGLPMPIIFEKYGTIIQFVLTTAVIVSCFNIWTSGFKNLLRLAPNMDSLIFIGTAVAYFYSLTISVLIFLGTKVEAHLYYESAALILVFISLGKYLEVMTKGKTSEAIKKLIGLQPKEATIIKDNEEIKIPISEVKVGDIILVKPGEKIPVDGIVIDGYSGVDEKAITGESIPVEKKKDDEVIGATINKTGVLKFRATRVGKDTMLAQIIKIVEEAMGSKAPIQLLADKVSFYFVPSVIGIAIFAFAIWLLLGQPLASALMVFVAVLIIACPCALGLATPTAVMMGTGLAAKNGILIKSGKALEIARDVNIVIFDKTGTLTKGEPSVTDIVQVKDEISENSILQIAASVEKNSEHPLAQAIINKAKEKKANFSEVKNFQAIPGYGVTADLENKKILFGTRKLMANNQINSNIIEEKMIVLEDQGKTAMI